The Terriglobales bacterium genome has a segment encoding these proteins:
- a CDS encoding RNA methyltransferase, with amino-acid sequence MMAVVPNGVQERMGRVAGRHSALLKELRRAFARSERTRQGCLAIESVRLVEEAIRSGLRFRAVFFAESAEPTARRLLPQLGSHVETLLVPDRLFADVVATESPQGVAALVHLKDFHLDDALRASQPLVLLAAGIQDPGNLGTMMRSAEAFGATGVLLGEKTVSPFNAKVVRAASGSLFRLPVIPVALAEAIGTLRGRSLRVLAASSHKGTRLDQARLDGPLALVVGNEATGVPRDVLKLADELVMIPHTPRVESLNAAVAASIVLYEAARLRRGSDAGHRGVQ; translated from the coding sequence ATGATGGCAGTCGTGCCCAACGGCGTTCAGGAACGCATGGGGCGCGTGGCCGGACGGCACAGCGCCCTGCTCAAGGAGTTGCGGCGGGCCTTTGCCCGTTCCGAGCGCACGCGCCAAGGCTGCCTGGCCATCGAGAGCGTGCGCCTCGTGGAAGAGGCCATTCGCAGTGGATTGCGTTTTCGCGCCGTGTTCTTCGCCGAGTCTGCAGAACCCACGGCCAGGCGCCTCTTGCCCCAGCTCGGCAGCCATGTGGAGACTCTGCTCGTGCCGGACCGCTTGTTCGCGGACGTCGTAGCTACGGAGTCGCCGCAGGGCGTGGCCGCACTCGTCCATCTCAAGGACTTCCACCTCGACGACGCATTGCGCGCATCCCAGCCGCTCGTTCTCCTGGCGGCCGGCATACAAGACCCGGGCAATCTGGGAACCATGATGCGCTCCGCCGAAGCCTTCGGCGCTACCGGCGTGCTGCTGGGCGAGAAGACCGTTAGTCCGTTCAACGCCAAGGTGGTGCGTGCCGCTTCGGGCTCGCTGTTCCGGCTTCCGGTCATCCCGGTCGCCCTGGCGGAAGCGATAGGCACGCTTCGCGGCCGCAGCCTGCGCGTGCTCGCAGCCTCCTCCCACAAAGGCACGCGGCTCGACCAGGCCAGGCTCGATGGCCCTCTGGCCCTGGTGGTCGGCAACGAAGCCACGGGCGTTCCGCGAGACGTCCTGAAGCTGGCCGACGAACTGGTGATGATTCCGCACACGCCCCGCGTGGAGTCCCTCAACGCCGCCGTCGCCGCGTCCATCGTGCTGTACGAGGCCGCAAGGCTAAGGCGAGGCAGCGATGCTGGCCACCGAGGGGTACAGTGA
- a CDS encoding replication-associated recombination protein A codes for MSLFQPIPSSEPLPGRPLADRMRPQSLEEFVGQEHILAPGKPLRAQMERDDIRSVLFWGPPGSGKTTLAKIIARLTRSEFVEFSAVLAGIAEIKRVMAEAEKARQYGTRTIVFIDEIHRFNKAQQDAFLPYVERGTITLIGATTENPSFEIISALLSRCRVYTLNQLTEEQIVRLLRRALADRQRGLGDLNLKVSDEVLARIAAYSSGDARSAYNVLEVAAATARAGVAPAAPAEITTEIVQDALQKRVLLYDKQGEEHYNLISALHKSVRNSDPDAALYWLARMLEAGEDPLYIARRVVRMAVEDIGMADPQALGVTMAARDAVDFIGMPEGNLALAEAVVYLALAPKSNALYTAYGAVLQDVEQTAAAPVPLHLRNAPTGLMKALGYGKGYQYAHDVEGKIADMECLPESLRGRTYYRPTGEGLEAELRKKIEEIRKRRSRDNHER; via the coding sequence ATGAGCCTGTTCCAGCCCATCCCGTCGAGTGAGCCGCTTCCGGGCCGCCCCCTCGCCGACCGCATGCGTCCGCAGTCGCTCGAGGAGTTCGTCGGGCAGGAGCACATTCTCGCTCCGGGCAAGCCGCTGCGCGCGCAGATGGAGCGCGACGACATCCGCTCCGTCCTCTTCTGGGGGCCTCCGGGCTCGGGCAAAACCACGCTGGCGAAGATCATCGCCCGCCTCACCCGCTCGGAGTTCGTCGAGTTCTCGGCGGTCCTGGCGGGCATTGCCGAGATCAAGCGTGTCATGGCGGAAGCCGAAAAGGCGCGGCAATACGGCACTCGCACCATCGTCTTCATCGACGAGATCCACCGCTTCAACAAGGCCCAGCAGGACGCCTTCCTGCCTTACGTCGAGCGCGGCACCATCACGCTCATCGGCGCCACCACCGAGAATCCCTCGTTCGAGATCATCTCGGCGCTGCTCTCCCGCTGTCGCGTGTACACGCTGAACCAGCTTACCGAAGAGCAGATCGTGCGGCTGCTCCGCCGTGCGCTGGCCGACCGTCAGCGCGGCCTGGGCGACCTGAACCTCAAAGTCTCGGACGAGGTCCTGGCGCGCATCGCGGCCTACTCCAGCGGCGACGCCCGTTCCGCCTACAACGTGCTGGAGGTCGCCGCAGCCACCGCGCGCGCAGGTGTTGCGCCCGCTGCTCCGGCTGAAATCACCACGGAAATCGTGCAGGACGCGCTGCAGAAGCGCGTGCTGCTCTATGACAAGCAGGGCGAGGAGCACTACAACCTGATCTCCGCGCTGCATAAATCGGTGCGCAACAGCGATCCCGACGCCGCGCTCTACTGGCTGGCGCGCATGCTCGAGGCCGGCGAAGATCCCCTCTACATCGCCCGGCGCGTAGTGCGCATGGCGGTGGAGGATATCGGCATGGCCGACCCGCAGGCGCTCGGCGTCACCATGGCGGCGCGCGACGCTGTGGACTTCATCGGCATGCCGGAGGGCAATCTGGCCCTGGCCGAAGCGGTGGTGTACCTGGCCCTCGCGCCCAAGTCCAACGCTCTGTACACCGCCTACGGCGCCGTGCTGCAGGACGTGGAGCAGACCGCCGCCGCACCCGTCCCGCTGCATCTGCGCAACGCTCCCACCGGCCTGATGAAAGCGCTCGGCTACGGCAAGGGATACCAGTACGCCCACGACGTCGAGGGCAAGATCGCCGACATGGAGTGCCTGCCGGAGAGCCTGCGCGGCCGCACCTACTACCGACCGACAGGCGAAGGCCTCGAAGCCGAACTGCGGAAGAAGATCGAGGAAATCCGGAAGCGCCGATCCCGCGACAACCACGAACGCTAA
- a CDS encoding CoA-binding protein yields MPEAKVQDEIHDLLQRAQNIAVVGLSSSPLRPSYGVAAYLQTAGYRIIPVNPNIRGALGEKAWPSLRDVPEKIDIVDIFRRPQFVPEVVDLAIELKVPAIWMQEGVIHEEAAAKARKAGIFVVMDRCILKEHRARFA; encoded by the coding sequence TTGCCCGAGGCCAAGGTCCAGGACGAGATTCACGACCTGCTGCAGCGCGCGCAGAACATCGCGGTCGTGGGCCTGAGTTCGAGCCCGCTGCGCCCCAGCTACGGCGTGGCCGCATACCTGCAAACCGCCGGCTACCGCATCATCCCGGTGAATCCCAATATCCGCGGTGCGCTGGGGGAGAAGGCCTGGCCGTCGCTGCGCGATGTGCCGGAGAAGATCGACATCGTGGACATCTTCCGCCGTCCGCAGTTCGTGCCCGAGGTCGTGGACCTCGCCATCGAACTCAAGGTGCCCGCCATCTGGATGCAGGAAGGTGTGATTCACGAGGAAGCGGCAGCCAAGGCGCGCAAGGCCGGCATCTTCGTAGTGATGGACCGCTGCATCCTGAAGGAACATCGGGCGCGCTTCGCCTGA
- a CDS encoding HEAT repeat domain-containing protein encodes MTRISVVAAFILGVAATVPLFGVGRPHLNLSDLVGDADVIVIADVSPSTPLKTPALVRSGTDIFAGHEYASELRVRSVIKGRCPDRLTVKYALPESFMGYRPLQSGLKMVFLRLGGNGYEIVNQYYPDLPASDEAVSVTDPLSDDQLVEVVLRQFANVIASSTASESDKIWVLMYDYAIPASELFKEALKKGVANAATQRMREKLQAELLIRGDLSELSSVVQLLLRNNASPHTTSRLQYAISTLKDRRAVPSLIPLLSSSDRQTRAAASEALWHIADPNTAEILLKALEDPYHEVRYCAVRALADITGEREWGPSIPEFKENEDRYLHHWKQWARSYRAR; translated from the coding sequence ATGACTCGTATCAGTGTAGTCGCAGCATTTATTCTGGGTGTTGCAGCGACTGTGCCGCTGTTCGGGGTGGGGCGTCCGCATCTGAACCTTTCTGACCTGGTTGGCGACGCCGACGTCATTGTCATTGCGGATGTTTCCCCATCTACGCCACTAAAGACGCCTGCGCTGGTGAGGAGCGGGACGGACATCTTTGCGGGACACGAGTATGCATCGGAACTGCGAGTAAGGAGCGTGATTAAAGGTCGTTGTCCAGACCGCCTCACGGTCAAATATGCGCTGCCAGAGTCGTTCATGGGATACCGGCCGTTGCAGTCGGGCCTCAAGATGGTGTTCCTGCGGCTGGGCGGCAATGGGTACGAAATCGTGAATCAGTACTATCCTGACCTGCCCGCAAGCGACGAAGCTGTCTCCGTAACAGATCCACTGAGCGACGACCAACTGGTTGAAGTTGTGCTCCGCCAGTTCGCGAATGTGATCGCGTCGAGTACTGCATCCGAATCGGACAAGATTTGGGTCCTGATGTATGACTATGCTATCCCAGCGTCAGAGCTTTTCAAAGAGGCGCTGAAGAAAGGCGTCGCGAATGCGGCAACACAGCGGATGCGAGAGAAGCTTCAGGCGGAATTGCTGATTCGCGGGGACTTGAGTGAGCTGTCAAGTGTTGTTCAGCTTCTCCTGCGCAACAATGCCTCGCCTCACACGACGTCGCGCCTGCAGTATGCGATCAGTACATTGAAAGATCGGCGAGCTGTGCCGTCATTGATACCTCTCTTGTCATCAAGTGACCGCCAAACGAGGGCTGCCGCATCTGAGGCACTTTGGCACATTGCTGATCCCAACACCGCGGAGATCTTGCTGAAAGCCTTGGAAGACCCTTACCACGAGGTGCGCTATTGCGCCGTCCGGGCTCTTGCAGATATTACCGGTGAGAGAGAATGGGGGCCGAGCATTCCTGAGTTTAAGGAGAACGAAGATCGATACCTGCATCACTGGAAACAATGGGCCCGAAGCTACCGGGCTAGATAG
- a CDS encoding HEAT repeat domain-containing protein, with protein MRSLKMLVTIASFMAATAVVHATPVPPLNLAELCERSDLIVVGRIEVVQQLGESQMEVRGSYVQVTRMQAEMMVDYVLKGQMNPGRVSFQFVLPQPESLGYRGVPSSYRIVFLRSTGADWQVADPFYPSFPATPHAATKDAGVFANVVGELAAALGAVDASKDDQVTLIWVLGTVQTPAATRALRAASRSTNQTVRIQSIATLLEQNETSMMPVAVELLSKSRDIPGYLVQNVASGIARGVREPSAIPYLAKLLRNADVRVRRSAATALRQVGTDAAARELGLALQDSDFEVRYNAVIGIADITGQTQWRPLLEEFRDREDEYLSHWK; from the coding sequence ATGCGCTCGTTGAAGATGCTGGTCACCATCGCATCTTTCATGGCAGCGACTGCTGTCGTTCACGCCACACCCGTACCGCCGTTGAATCTGGCCGAGCTGTGCGAGCGTTCGGACCTGATTGTGGTTGGCCGAATCGAGGTCGTACAGCAACTGGGCGAATCGCAGATGGAAGTGCGCGGCTCCTATGTGCAGGTCACTCGGATGCAAGCAGAGATGATGGTGGACTACGTACTCAAGGGGCAGATGAATCCCGGGAGAGTCTCATTCCAGTTCGTGTTGCCACAGCCTGAGTCGTTGGGCTATCGAGGAGTGCCGTCCTCCTATCGGATTGTTTTCCTGAGATCGACAGGCGCCGATTGGCAGGTGGCGGACCCGTTCTATCCGTCGTTTCCCGCAACGCCGCACGCCGCAACCAAGGACGCGGGCGTCTTCGCCAATGTCGTAGGCGAATTGGCCGCGGCTTTGGGAGCCGTCGATGCGTCCAAGGACGACCAAGTTACTCTCATCTGGGTCCTGGGCACGGTTCAGACCCCCGCTGCGACACGGGCATTGCGTGCCGCATCGAGGAGCACGAATCAGACAGTTCGAATTCAGTCGATCGCCACCTTGCTGGAGCAAAATGAGACGAGCATGATGCCTGTTGCGGTAGAACTGCTATCCAAGTCGAGGGATATTCCCGGATACCTTGTCCAGAATGTCGCTTCTGGTATTGCTCGAGGGGTGCGGGAGCCGAGTGCGATCCCATACCTTGCGAAGCTTCTCCGAAATGCCGATGTCAGGGTACGGCGCAGCGCAGCCACCGCACTCCGACAAGTAGGTACCGATGCGGCCGCGCGGGAACTTGGCTTGGCATTACAGGACTCCGATTTTGAGGTCCGTTACAACGCGGTGATTGGGATTGCCGACATTACAGGACAAACCCAATGGCGACCGTTACTGGAGGAGTTTCGGGACCGCGAAGATGAGTATTTGAGTCATTGGAAGTGA
- a CDS encoding HEAT repeat domain-containing protein, with product MITVTLPLFAVGRPHISFSELIGEADVIVIADVSPSTPLGTAALVRRGTDVFPGHEYAAELRVRRVIKGSCSDQLTVKYGLPDSFMGYRPLQAGLKMVFLRAGGHGYEIVNQYYPDLPATDESVPMENAHTTEQVVEVVLRQLANVVASSAASESDKSWVLEVDYAIPAAADYFDAALKRGIANARTQQVREALQAELLVRGDLSELSSVVQLLLRGEASTQQRPGLLYAIGSWVKDRRAVPAMVRLLSSKDPATRVAASQALWHIADPSSTTALLRLLQDPSRDVRYYAVRALAEITGQKQWGPSIPEFAENEGRYLQHWKQWANTDSAR from the coding sequence GTGATCACAGTGACGCTCCCGTTGTTCGCCGTCGGGCGTCCGCACATAAGCTTCTCTGAACTCATCGGTGAGGCGGACGTCATCGTCATTGCCGATGTTTCCCCATCTACACCGCTAGGAACGGCTGCGCTTGTGAGGCGCGGAACAGATGTCTTTCCAGGGCACGAGTATGCAGCGGAACTGCGGGTAAGAAGGGTGATTAAGGGCAGTTGCTCAGATCAACTGACGGTGAAGTATGGCTTACCTGACTCTTTCATGGGCTACCGGCCGTTGCAGGCGGGGCTCAAAATGGTGTTCCTGCGGGCAGGCGGCCATGGATACGAGATCGTGAATCAGTACTATCCAGATTTGCCGGCAACCGACGAGTCAGTTCCGATGGAGAATGCGCACACAACGGAACAAGTAGTTGAAGTTGTACTCCGCCAGCTTGCGAATGTTGTCGCGTCGAGCGCGGCATCGGAATCGGACAAATCCTGGGTACTGGAGGTCGATTATGCGATTCCAGCGGCTGCAGATTACTTCGATGCCGCCCTGAAAAGGGGCATTGCTAATGCGCGCACGCAGCAGGTGAGAGAGGCTCTTCAAGCGGAATTGCTGGTTCGTGGAGACCTCAGTGAGCTGTCGAGTGTGGTTCAGCTACTGCTGCGCGGCGAGGCGTCGACTCAACAGAGACCCGGGCTGCTGTATGCGATCGGGAGCTGGGTAAAAGATCGTCGTGCTGTACCTGCAATGGTGCGGCTGCTCTCATCAAAAGACCCGGCCACAAGGGTTGCTGCGTCGCAGGCCCTTTGGCATATCGCTGATCCCAGCTCCACTACTGCGCTACTGCGACTCCTGCAGGATCCGAGCCGTGACGTGCGTTACTACGCCGTCCGGGCGCTTGCGGAAATCACGGGTCAGAAGCAATGGGGGCCGAGCATTCCTGAGTTCGCAGAGAACGAAGGTCGGTACCTGCAGCACTGGAAACAATGGGCGAACACAGACTCGGCTAGATAA
- a CDS encoding GNAT family N-acetyltransferase: MPARAQAGPPILPTSFSIGGEKPLQYAYATKRDERAFRAWLRSAEPSSNPNVQDALELCTQAFRRWREEKAKGKVTESIEDIKDFIQDNPYAEVGQLVLARAPWLKNGTLVGLCHFHRTWSNNVYIDFLAMHPRLVRKRNMPLRGVGTALLYYVACVAAEIDADAIWGETTQNSAPFYRRAFGRQDIRDMLYLKREEYKEFKARIEEKLKPAPAPEAEAAKKEA; encoded by the coding sequence GTGCCTGCGCGCGCCCAAGCCGGCCCTCCCATCCTGCCGACCAGCTTTTCCATCGGCGGAGAGAAACCGCTGCAGTACGCCTACGCCACCAAGCGCGATGAGCGCGCTTTCCGGGCGTGGCTGCGCTCGGCCGAGCCCAGCTCCAACCCCAACGTGCAGGACGCGCTGGAGCTGTGCACGCAGGCCTTCCGCCGCTGGCGGGAGGAAAAGGCCAAGGGAAAGGTCACGGAGAGCATCGAGGACATCAAGGACTTCATCCAGGACAATCCCTATGCCGAGGTGGGCCAACTGGTGCTGGCACGCGCCCCGTGGCTGAAGAACGGCACGCTGGTCGGGCTGTGCCACTTCCACCGCACCTGGAGCAACAACGTGTATATCGACTTTCTGGCCATGCATCCCCGGCTGGTGCGCAAGCGGAACATGCCTTTGCGCGGGGTGGGGACGGCGCTGCTGTACTACGTGGCCTGCGTGGCCGCGGAGATTGACGCCGACGCCATCTGGGGCGAGACCACCCAGAACTCGGCGCCCTTCTACCGCCGGGCGTTCGGCCGCCAGGACATCCGCGACATGCTCTACCTGAAGCGCGAAGAGTACAAGGAATTCAAAGCTCGCATCGAGGAGAAGCTGAAACCCGCGCCCGCACCGGAAGCTGAAGCGGCGAAGAAGGAAGCGTAG
- a CDS encoding helix-turn-helix domain-containing protein, translating to MGTFGQRLKREREMRGIGLEEISSATKIGIRLLRALEDERFDLLPGGIFNKGFVRAYAKHVGIDEEQAVADFLVATGEAPAPGAAEQEPEAQRTPAGVSRGLIAAAVLVLALAAFGAWKWYGARATEPIGGSLPSGASVARPQSASAPATSATAVTGSPASATTTPAATTAAEAEPFTLRVRALRDCWVLAVADGRREEWTLPAGSERVVQARESIVLKLGNAGGVEVSFNEQALDPLGEENQTRTVTFTPQGMRATPPEPPELQP from the coding sequence ATGGGCACTTTCGGGCAGCGTCTGAAGCGCGAGCGCGAAATGCGCGGCATCGGCCTGGAGGAGATTTCCTCCGCCACCAAGATCGGCATCCGCCTGCTGCGCGCCCTGGAGGACGAGCGCTTCGATCTGCTGCCGGGCGGCATCTTCAACAAGGGATTCGTGCGCGCCTACGCCAAGCACGTGGGCATCGACGAGGAGCAGGCGGTAGCGGATTTCCTGGTGGCCACCGGCGAAGCGCCCGCGCCGGGAGCCGCGGAACAGGAGCCGGAGGCGCAACGGACGCCCGCCGGCGTGTCGCGCGGGCTCATCGCCGCCGCGGTCCTCGTGCTGGCGCTGGCTGCGTTCGGCGCCTGGAAATGGTATGGCGCACGGGCGACTGAGCCGATCGGTGGCTCGCTTCCGAGTGGCGCATCGGTGGCGCGCCCACAATCCGCCTCAGCGCCCGCAACCAGCGCGACGGCCGTTACCGGCTCACCTGCCTCCGCCACGACGACGCCCGCGGCAACGACTGCGGCCGAGGCAGAACCGTTCACGCTGCGCGTCCGCGCGCTGCGCGACTGCTGGGTGCTGGCCGTCGCCGACGGCCGGCGCGAGGAGTGGACGCTGCCCGCCGGCAGCGAGCGCGTCGTCCAGGCGCGTGAGAGCATCGTGCTCAAGCTGGGCAACGCCGGAGGAGTGGAGGTTTCATTCAACGAACAGGCGCTCGATCCGCTGGGAGAGGAAAACCAGACACGCACGGTGACATTCACGCCCCAAGGGATGCGAGCCACGCCGCCGGAACCTCCAGAACTACAGCCGTGA
- a CDS encoding sensor domain-containing diguanylate cyclase: MAELAIFHDVARALTSSLNLDQVLETIMKKMAEYFRPETWSLLMVDEVKDELYFAIAVGEVAETLKTVRLKVGEGLAGWVAKHGESLIVPDVYKDPRFAKRIDEMTKWKTRSIISVPLKSKQKVLGVIQLINCDMAAFGDRQLFCLQALSDYAAIAIDNARAVEKIQELTITDDVTGLYNARHLYKVLEAEVYRSARFGYEFSVIFIDLDHFKMVNDTHGHLAGSKLLGEVGFKVKIHLRLIDFAFRYGGDEFVIVLPQTGKEAALNVARRLQDVFRQSLFLQEDNLNLKVRASMGIASYPDDAKSAHEIIRQADEMMYMVKNTTRDNIAVTQLGLLK; this comes from the coding sequence ATGGCAGAACTGGCCATCTTCCACGACGTCGCCCGCGCCCTGACTTCCTCCCTGAACCTGGACCAGGTGCTGGAAACCATCATGAAGAAGATGGCCGAGTACTTCCGGCCCGAGACCTGGTCCCTGCTGATGGTGGATGAGGTCAAGGACGAGCTCTACTTCGCCATCGCCGTAGGTGAAGTGGCGGAGACGTTGAAAACCGTCCGCCTGAAGGTGGGCGAAGGGCTGGCCGGCTGGGTGGCCAAGCACGGCGAATCGCTCATCGTTCCCGACGTCTACAAGGACCCGCGCTTCGCCAAGCGCATTGACGAGATGACCAAATGGAAGACCCGCTCCATCATCTCCGTGCCGCTGAAGTCCAAGCAGAAGGTGCTGGGCGTCATCCAGCTCATCAACTGCGACATGGCCGCGTTCGGCGACCGCCAGCTCTTCTGCCTGCAAGCGCTCAGCGACTACGCCGCCATCGCCATCGACAACGCCCGCGCGGTGGAAAAAATCCAGGAACTCACCATCACCGACGACGTCACCGGGCTGTACAACGCCCGCCACCTGTACAAGGTGCTGGAAGCCGAGGTCTATCGCTCGGCGCGTTTCGGATACGAGTTTAGCGTCATCTTCATCGACCTCGACCACTTCAAGATGGTCAATGACACCCACGGCCACCTGGCCGGCTCCAAGCTGCTGGGTGAGGTCGGCTTTAAGGTGAAGATCCACCTGCGCCTGATCGATTTCGCCTTCCGCTACGGCGGCGACGAGTTCGTCATCGTGCTGCCGCAGACCGGCAAGGAAGCCGCCCTGAACGTGGCCCGGCGCCTGCAGGACGTCTTCCGCCAGAGTCTCTTCCTGCAGGAGGACAACCTGAACCTGAAGGTGCGCGCTTCCATGGGCATCGCCTCCTACCCGGATGACGCCAAGAGCGCCCATGAGATCATCCGCCAGGCCGACGAGATGATGTACATGGTGAAGAACACCACCCGCGACAACATCGCGGTGACGCAATTGGGATTGCTGAAGTAG
- a CDS encoding CTP synthase: protein MSAKYIFVTGGVVSSLGKGLAAASIGCLLESRGLKVNLLKFDPYLNVDPGTMSPFQHGEVFVTDDGAETDLDLGHYERFTHAKLTRDNNWTTGRIYEQIIAKERRGDYLGKTVQVIPHVTNEIKAAMRKVAQEVDVAIIEIGGTVGDIESLPFLEAIRQMRQDLGRENTLFIHVTLVPWIGAAGELKTKPTQHSVKELLSIGIQPDILLCRTDRYLSKDLKSKIALFCNVQEDAVITAKDVASIYEVPVVFAKEEVDTLALRYLRLEAGERDIRAWEDLLHRVYNPKDEVSIALVGKYVEYEDSYKSLKEALVHGALAHNLRANLVWIEAEGLETKDPDDRSWEAQLEGFDGILVPGGFGKRGIAGMLNGIRYAREKKVPYFGICLGMQTACIEFARNVCGLAEADSSEFDPATPHRIIYKLRELRGIDELGGTMRLGAWICKLTPGSLAHQAYGTLEISERHRHRYEFNREYEALLTGAGLKITGATPDGTYVEIIELGDHPYFLGCQFHPEFKSKPLEPHPLFTAFIKASYEDGKKRRAQKQAAEVEMFRRPEKVGKR from the coding sequence ATGTCGGCGAAATACATTTTCGTGACGGGCGGTGTGGTGTCTTCGCTGGGCAAGGGGCTGGCGGCGGCCTCCATCGGATGTTTGCTCGAAAGCCGCGGCCTCAAGGTCAACCTGCTCAAGTTTGACCCGTACCTGAACGTGGACCCGGGCACCATGTCGCCCTTCCAGCACGGCGAAGTCTTCGTCACCGACGACGGCGCGGAGACCGACCTCGACCTCGGCCACTACGAGCGCTTCACCCACGCCAAGCTCACTCGCGATAACAACTGGACCACCGGCCGCATCTACGAGCAGATCATCGCCAAGGAGCGCCGCGGCGACTACCTGGGTAAGACGGTGCAGGTCATCCCTCACGTCACCAACGAAATCAAGGCCGCCATGCGCAAGGTGGCGCAGGAGGTCGACGTCGCCATCATCGAGATCGGCGGCACCGTGGGCGACATCGAATCCCTGCCCTTCCTCGAGGCCATTCGCCAGATGCGCCAGGACCTGGGCCGCGAGAACACGCTCTTCATCCACGTGACGCTCGTTCCCTGGATCGGCGCCGCCGGCGAACTCAAGACCAAGCCTACGCAGCACTCTGTGAAGGAGCTGCTTTCCATCGGGATCCAGCCGGACATCCTGCTCTGCCGCACCGACCGCTATCTGAGCAAAGACCTCAAGTCGAAGATTGCCTTGTTCTGCAACGTGCAGGAAGACGCGGTCATCACCGCCAAGGACGTAGCTTCCATCTACGAGGTGCCGGTCGTTTTCGCGAAGGAGGAAGTGGATACGCTGGCGCTCCGCTACCTGCGTCTGGAAGCCGGCGAGCGCGACATCCGCGCCTGGGAAGACCTGCTCCACCGCGTCTACAACCCCAAAGACGAAGTCTCCATCGCCCTGGTCGGCAAATATGTGGAGTACGAGGATTCGTACAAGTCACTCAAGGAAGCGCTGGTCCACGGCGCGCTGGCGCACAACCTGCGCGCCAACCTGGTGTGGATCGAGGCCGAGGGCCTGGAGACAAAGGACCCCGACGACCGCTCCTGGGAGGCGCAGCTCGAAGGCTTCGACGGCATCCTGGTGCCGGGCGGCTTCGGCAAGCGTGGCATCGCCGGCATGCTCAACGGCATTCGCTACGCACGGGAAAAGAAGGTTCCCTACTTCGGCATCTGCCTGGGCATGCAGACCGCCTGCATCGAGTTCGCGCGTAACGTGTGCGGTCTGGCGGAAGCGGATTCCAGCGAATTCGATCCCGCCACTCCGCACCGCATCATCTATAAGCTGCGCGAGCTGCGCGGCATCGATGAGCTGGGCGGCACCATGCGCCTGGGCGCATGGATCTGCAAACTGACGCCCGGCTCGCTCGCTCACCAGGCCTATGGGACTCTCGAGATCAGCGAGCGCCACCGCCATCGCTACGAATTCAACCGCGAGTATGAGGCGCTGCTGACCGGCGCCGGGCTCAAGATCACCGGCGCCACCCCGGACGGCACCTACGTGGAGATCATCGAGCTGGGCGACCATCCCTACTTCCTCGGCTGCCAGTTCCATCCCGAATTCAAGTCCAAGCCGCTGGAGCCGCACCCGCTGTTCACCGCCTTCATCAAGGCATCGTACGAGGACGGCAAGAAGCGCCGCGCGCAGAAGCAGGCCGCCGAAGTGGAGATGTTCCGCCGCCCCGAAAAAGTCGGAAAGCGGTAG
- the kdsA gene encoding 3-deoxy-8-phosphooctulonate synthase encodes MTTSFQVGNVTIGGDRLFLIAGPCVIEGEEHAIKMAECIAGVARAMDLPYIFKASYDKANRTSLSSFRGLGVTEGLRILRQVAETVKIPVLTDVHEASDVPRVAEAVDVLQIPAFLCRQTDLLLAAGHSGRAVNVKKGQFVAPWDMRHAVEKVQSTGNQKVFVTERGSSFGYNNLVVDMRSLPIMRSFAPVVFDATHSVQLPSAGSAGVSPAGSRASSPATDVAVSGGQPEYIPVLARAAVAAGCDGVFMEVHDNPALAKSDGPNALDLLKLRDVLKELLAVRRAVERSA; translated from the coding sequence CTGACTACTTCTTTCCAAGTCGGCAACGTCACCATCGGCGGCGACAGGCTCTTTCTCATCGCCGGCCCGTGCGTGATCGAAGGCGAGGAGCACGCCATCAAGATGGCGGAGTGCATCGCCGGCGTCGCCAGGGCGATGGATCTGCCCTACATCTTCAAGGCCTCCTACGACAAGGCCAACCGCACGTCCCTTTCCAGCTTCCGCGGGCTGGGCGTGACCGAAGGCCTGCGTATCCTGCGCCAGGTAGCGGAGACGGTCAAAATCCCTGTTCTCACGGACGTGCACGAAGCCAGCGATGTTCCCCGCGTCGCCGAGGCCGTCGACGTGCTCCAAATCCCCGCCTTCCTCTGCCGCCAGACCGACCTGCTGCTGGCCGCGGGGCACAGCGGCCGCGCCGTCAACGTCAAGAAAGGGCAGTTCGTCGCCCCCTGGGACATGCGCCACGCCGTGGAGAAAGTCCAGTCCACCGGCAACCAGAAGGTCTTCGTGACCGAGCGCGGCAGTTCCTTCGGCTACAACAACCTCGTCGTGGACATGCGCTCGCTGCCCATCATGCGCAGCTTCGCTCCCGTGGTTTTCGACGCCACGCACTCCGTGCAACTACCCTCGGCCGGTAGCGCCGGCGTCTCGCCGGCTGGATCGCGGGCGTCCTCGCCCGCGACCGATGTCGCTGTTTCCGGCGGCCAACCCGAGTACATCCCCGTCCTGGCACGCGCCGCCGTGGCCGCCGGCTGCGACGGCGTTTTCATGGAAGTCCACGACAACCCCGCCCTGGCCAAATCCGACGGCCCCAACGCGCTCGACCTGCTCAAGCTGCGGGACGTGCTCAAGGAACTGCTGGCCGTGCGGAGGGCGGTTGAGAGGAGCGCCTAG